A region of Paractinoplanes abujensis DNA encodes the following proteins:
- a CDS encoding activator of HSP90 ATPase, with protein MTQARQLKPYDVEISVAAGRDEVWESVTQPALLHQWFGWDYDGLAAEIKQIFLDEATLLAPEQMGWADGSYLEVTGDDDSARVRVTREGNSPGGSERYDAIEEGWRAFLIQLRFLLDQRPEGRRRTLYLTGETTGRQALTLASGEWERFGPRVAWTVDGDGHLIVAAGRVPLDEPTATHFEVTVSMFGADDATFEAARETWAKRWAPMAAGAEITTATDPAPGS; from the coding sequence ATGACCCAGGCGCGTCAACTGAAGCCCTACGACGTGGAGATCTCCGTGGCGGCGGGGCGGGACGAGGTCTGGGAGTCCGTCACCCAGCCGGCCTTGCTCCATCAATGGTTCGGGTGGGACTACGACGGACTGGCGGCCGAGATCAAGCAGATCTTCCTGGACGAGGCGACCCTGCTGGCGCCCGAGCAGATGGGCTGGGCCGACGGGTCCTATTTGGAGGTGACCGGCGACGACGACTCGGCACGGGTGCGGGTGACCCGTGAAGGCAACAGCCCGGGCGGGTCCGAGCGCTACGACGCGATCGAGGAGGGGTGGCGGGCGTTCCTGATCCAGCTGCGCTTCCTGCTCGACCAGCGCCCGGAGGGACGACGGCGCACGCTCTACCTGACCGGCGAGACGACCGGCCGGCAGGCACTGACGCTCGCGTCCGGCGAGTGGGAGCGGTTCGGGCCGCGGGTGGCCTGGACGGTCGACGGTGACGGGCACCTGATCGTCGCCGCGGGCCGGGTCCCGCTCGACGAGCCGACAGCGACGCATTTCGAGGTGACCGTCTCGATGTTCGGCGCCGACGACGCCACCTTCGAGGCGGCGCGCGAGACGTGGGCCAAGCGGTGGGCCCCGATGGCGGCCGGGGCCGAGATCACCACGGCCACCGACCCGGCCCCCGGCTCCTGA
- a CDS encoding GAF domain-containing SpoIIE family protein phosphatase: MARLRLGSRADPAFDRIAGIVERLVDTPVALVTVVSADCQHLPGQVGLPEPLASGREMALSHSFSRHVVEAGATLVVPDVREDPRMRDNLAIRELGAIAFAGVPLTDSDGLVLGTLAVMDREPRVWTSSEIVLLRELGEVCSSELRLRIAREIADEARRAAESAHDQLTLLGELTDVLTTTMDIDEALHRLGGMVAGRLADWCLIALADQGGTIRHVSAVHHDGAHAEALDRLTATFDAAPLLRSAQRTSRGDVDQLRARLSAEVADRLGCSSALVVPITSPVTYRVLGAVLLVNGPGRPGFSEAEESTAAEVGRRAGMAVDNTRVYDRQRHVAEVLQHSMLPELPRVEGVDLHGRYLPAQAGASVGGDWYDAFAQPDGSLILAVGDVSGHDIEAAATMGQVRNLVRGDAYGRADDPGPLLAQLDRALHGLHVPAAATAVLARLTREGDDYVIAFANAGHPPPVLLRPDGEVEVWWESPEPLLGLLPRDHRTTHRRRVAPGSTLLLYTDGLVEHPAHLIDDGIARIRAVLRGNAALPADELCDRLITSAPRRADDIALLIVGLR, from the coding sequence GTGGCCCGGCTCCGGCTCGGGTCACGGGCCGACCCCGCCTTCGACCGCATCGCCGGCATCGTCGAGCGGCTGGTGGACACGCCGGTTGCGCTGGTCACGGTGGTCTCCGCCGACTGCCAGCATCTGCCCGGTCAGGTCGGTCTGCCCGAGCCGCTCGCGTCCGGGCGTGAGATGGCGCTCAGCCACTCGTTCAGCCGCCACGTGGTCGAGGCCGGCGCGACGCTGGTCGTGCCCGACGTGCGCGAGGACCCGCGGATGCGCGACAACCTGGCGATCCGCGAACTGGGCGCGATCGCGTTCGCCGGGGTGCCGCTGACCGACTCCGACGGGCTGGTCCTCGGCACGCTGGCCGTCATGGACCGCGAACCCCGGGTCTGGACCAGCAGCGAGATCGTCCTGCTGCGCGAGCTCGGCGAGGTCTGCAGTTCCGAGCTGCGGCTGCGCATCGCGCGGGAGATCGCCGACGAGGCCCGGCGGGCCGCCGAGTCCGCGCACGACCAGCTCACGCTGCTCGGCGAGCTGACCGACGTGCTGACCACCACGATGGACATCGACGAGGCGCTGCACCGGCTGGGCGGCATGGTGGCGGGCCGCCTGGCCGACTGGTGCCTGATCGCGCTGGCCGATCAGGGCGGCACGATCCGGCACGTCTCGGCCGTCCACCACGACGGGGCCCACGCGGAGGCCCTCGACCGGCTCACCGCCACGTTCGACGCGGCACCGCTGCTCCGGTCGGCGCAGCGGACGAGCCGGGGCGACGTGGACCAGCTGCGTGCCCGCCTGAGCGCCGAGGTGGCCGACCGGCTGGGCTGCTCGTCCGCCCTGGTCGTGCCGATCACCTCGCCCGTCACTTATCGCGTGCTGGGTGCGGTGCTGCTGGTCAACGGTCCCGGCCGGCCCGGGTTCAGCGAGGCCGAGGAGAGCACCGCGGCCGAGGTGGGCCGCCGCGCCGGCATGGCCGTCGACAACACGAGGGTGTACGACCGCCAGCGCCACGTGGCCGAGGTCCTGCAGCACAGCATGCTGCCCGAGCTGCCCCGGGTGGAGGGGGTCGACCTGCACGGGCGTTACCTGCCGGCCCAGGCCGGCGCGTCGGTCGGCGGCGACTGGTACGACGCGTTCGCCCAGCCCGACGGCAGCCTGATCCTCGCCGTGGGCGACGTCTCCGGCCACGACATCGAGGCCGCCGCCACCATGGGCCAGGTCCGCAACCTGGTGCGCGGCGACGCCTACGGCCGCGCCGACGATCCCGGCCCGCTGCTGGCCCAGCTCGACCGCGCGCTGCACGGCCTGCACGTCCCGGCCGCGGCCACCGCCGTCCTGGCCCGCCTGACTCGCGAAGGCGACGACTACGTGATCGCGTTCGCCAACGCCGGCCATCCCCCGCCCGTGCTGCTGCGCCCCGACGGCGAGGTCGAGGTGTGGTGGGAATCGCCCGAACCGCTGCTCGGCCTGCTCCCCCGCGATCACCGCACCACTCACCGGCGCCGGGTGGCGCCCGGCAGCACGCTGCTGCTCTACACCGACGGCCTGGTCGAACACCCGGCTCATCTGATCGACGACGGCATCGCCCGCATCCGGGCCGTCCTGCGGGGCAACGCCGCCCTCCCGGCCGACGAGCTGTGCGACCGGCTGATCACCTCGGCCCCGCGCCGCGCCGACGACATCGCCCTGCTGATCGTCGGGCTCCGCTGA
- a CDS encoding STAS domain-containing protein has protein sequence MPDEFVTSLDNNGETATVALRGEVDVLTVDQVRAALSDALATRPREIVVDLSGLVFIDSTGLGALVFGFQRARDAGVRFRLTRATPSVRQILVLSGLLEVVELT, from the coding sequence TTGCCCGACGAGTTCGTGACGAGCCTGGACAACAACGGCGAGACCGCGACCGTCGCGCTGCGGGGCGAGGTCGACGTGCTCACCGTCGACCAGGTGCGGGCCGCGCTGTCCGACGCGCTGGCCACCCGGCCCCGCGAGATCGTGGTCGACCTGTCCGGCCTGGTCTTCATCGACTCCACCGGCCTGGGCGCGCTGGTCTTCGGCTTCCAACGCGCCCGCGACGCCGGCGTCCGCTTCCGACTGACCCGGGCGACGCCTTCGGTCCGCCAGATCCTGGTGCTCAGCGGCCTGCTCGAGGTCGTCGAACTGACCTAG
- the fxsT gene encoding FxSxx-COOH system tetratricopeptide repeat protein has translation MPVLGGLPPRNLSFVGREDLLAQLRTRLSTGPVVLLPGEEHPLGGTGRTQLAAEYAYRYAETYDLVWWIPAEQAAGTRAALIGLAHRLGLPESGDINRTLAAVRDTLSRGEPFRNWLVVFEDANRPEDIKPYLPSGAGHVLVTSRNPRWSAEVAQAVPVGVFDRADSVDLLRRRAPELTVADAGRLAERLGDVPMALELAAAVRAATGRSVDDYLARFDARTAELAFPTPVRVAWGLAADELKAVSPAAFELLELCAFLSSAPVSWRLLWGARTLSLPPELAPTVRIERRLKAALRLIGRYGLAELDPPGEHLLVHPLVRGMLGQELSSERHAALLGTVRATLAAADPGDPDDPSTRSRYAELTPHLVHSDVLGAGAEEIRQLVINCVRYHFARGDYDSSRDLAAAAVTRWRELLGETDPQTLLASFHLGNALRAVGRTDEARTLNAQTLRAQREALGGDDESTLATANSVGADLRIRGHFGQARQLDADNLVRYRRLFGESFPTALRCANNLAADLRLLGDFRGARTLDEQTLRHRQAIFADGHPEILSSRAELAFDLFGLGDYATAAELAGVRPGTVGEDHPFALWAARFGAMATRRRGLPSAVPRAESVVELTRRRFGDLHVETLAAVVSLANAVREAEDFERAHELLERAVTRYHSVLGDDHPFTLAAAAALAGVVRATGRFAEARNIDEEALSGLRRSVGPDHPFTMSCANGYAGDLFGLGERQEGQQLAGDTWQRSRMIRGPEHPDTLACAWNAVLAGGDDEARHQVAAALTKAYGEGHPVLARVALGDRLETDIDLPPL, from the coding sequence GTGCCGGTTCTGGGCGGTCTGCCGCCGCGCAACTTGAGTTTCGTCGGGCGGGAGGACCTGCTCGCCCAGCTCCGCACGAGGCTGAGCACCGGACCGGTGGTGCTGTTGCCGGGCGAGGAGCATCCGCTCGGCGGTACGGGCCGTACCCAGCTGGCCGCCGAATACGCCTACCGCTACGCGGAAACCTACGACCTGGTCTGGTGGATCCCGGCCGAGCAGGCCGCGGGCACCCGGGCCGCGCTGATCGGGCTGGCCCACCGGCTGGGGCTGCCGGAGTCGGGCGACATCAACCGCACGCTGGCCGCGGTGCGCGACACGTTGAGCCGGGGCGAGCCGTTCCGCAACTGGCTGGTGGTCTTCGAGGACGCCAACCGCCCCGAGGACATCAAGCCTTATCTGCCCAGCGGCGCCGGTCATGTGCTGGTGACCAGCCGCAACCCGCGCTGGTCGGCCGAGGTGGCCCAGGCCGTGCCGGTCGGTGTCTTCGACCGGGCCGACAGCGTCGATCTGCTGCGTCGCCGCGCTCCCGAGCTGACCGTGGCCGACGCCGGTCGTCTGGCCGAGCGGCTGGGTGACGTGCCGATGGCCCTGGAGCTGGCCGCTGCCGTCCGGGCCGCCACCGGGCGTTCGGTCGACGATTATCTGGCGCGCTTCGACGCGCGCACCGCCGAGCTGGCCTTCCCCACACCCGTACGGGTGGCTTGGGGTCTGGCCGCCGACGAGCTCAAAGCGGTCTCGCCGGCCGCGTTCGAGCTGCTGGAGCTGTGCGCCTTCCTGAGCAGTGCGCCGGTCTCGTGGCGTCTGCTGTGGGGTGCCCGCACGCTGTCGCTGCCGCCCGAGCTGGCTCCCACCGTACGGATCGAGCGGCGGCTCAAGGCGGCGCTGCGCCTGATCGGGCGGTACGGGCTGGCCGAGCTCGACCCGCCGGGCGAACACCTGCTCGTGCATCCGCTGGTGCGCGGCATGCTGGGCCAGGAACTCAGTTCGGAGCGGCACGCCGCGCTGCTCGGCACGGTGCGGGCCACGCTGGCCGCGGCCGACCCGGGCGACCCGGACGACCCTTCGACCCGTTCGCGCTACGCCGAGCTGACCCCGCATCTGGTTCACTCCGATGTGCTCGGGGCGGGCGCCGAGGAGATCCGCCAGCTGGTCATCAACTGCGTGCGCTACCACTTCGCCCGCGGCGACTACGACTCCAGCCGTGACCTGGCCGCGGCGGCCGTGACCCGCTGGCGTGAGCTGCTGGGTGAGACCGACCCGCAGACCTTGCTGGCCTCGTTCCACCTGGGTAACGCGCTGCGGGCGGTCGGGCGCACCGACGAGGCCCGGACGCTCAACGCGCAGACCTTGCGGGCCCAGCGCGAGGCGCTCGGCGGCGACGACGAGTCGACCCTGGCCACGGCCAACAGCGTGGGGGCGGACCTGCGCATCCGCGGCCACTTCGGGCAGGCCCGGCAGCTCGACGCGGACAACCTGGTGCGCTATCGCCGGCTGTTCGGCGAGAGCTTCCCGACCGCGCTCCGCTGCGCCAACAACCTCGCCGCCGACCTGCGGCTGCTCGGCGACTTCCGGGGCGCCCGCACCCTCGACGAGCAGACGCTGCGGCACCGCCAGGCGATCTTCGCCGACGGGCATCCGGAGATCCTGTCGTCGCGTGCCGAGCTGGCTTTCGACCTTTTCGGGCTGGGTGACTACGCGACCGCGGCCGAGCTGGCCGGGGTGCGGCCGGGCACGGTCGGCGAGGATCACCCGTTCGCTCTGTGGGCGGCGCGGTTCGGGGCGATGGCGACCCGGCGCCGGGGACTGCCGTCGGCGGTGCCGCGGGCCGAGTCGGTGGTCGAGCTGACCCGGCGGCGCTTCGGCGACCTGCACGTCGAGACTCTGGCCGCGGTCGTCTCGCTGGCCAACGCCGTACGGGAGGCCGAGGACTTCGAACGCGCGCACGAGCTGCTCGAACGGGCGGTGACCCGCTACCACTCGGTGCTCGGCGACGACCATCCGTTCACGCTGGCCGCGGCGGCCGCCCTGGCCGGGGTGGTCCGGGCGACCGGCCGGTTCGCGGAGGCCCGGAACATCGACGAGGAGGCGCTGAGCGGTTTGCGGCGCAGCGTCGGCCCCGATCACCCGTTCACGATGAGCTGCGCCAACGGTTACGCGGGCGACCTGTTCGGGCTGGGCGAGCGGCAGGAGGGGCAGCAGCTGGCGGGTGACACCTGGCAGCGGTCGCGCATGATCCGCGGGCCTGAGCACCCCGACACGCTGGCCTGCGCCTGGAACGCGGTGCTGGCCGGTGGGGACGACGAGGCCCGGCATCAGGTGGCGGCGGCGCTCACCAAGGCGTACGGGGAAGGGCATCCCGTGCTGGCCCGGGTGGCCCTGGGCGATCGGCTCGAGACCGACATCGACCTACCGCCGTTGTAG
- a CDS encoding putative bifunctional diguanylate cyclase/phosphodiesterase translates to MRRGVDIAMIFASLLVLAWPVLIEPLDRQNAGLWAWALGIAVVVAIGAAVAKATERWPLAQYAPVSAALVMAAVHTWLGDSGPQLIWLILIVTGVILIRQFLGSHTNQGLMRDLTRQRAILARQAFRDPLTGLGNRAMFMDHAKDALDDADNTSTAVILFDLDGFKGINDTYGHAAGDELLKITADRLNANVRANDTVSRLGGDEFVVLLPRLADDEIADTVASRILRDLQQPVAVDDLVLSARASAGISIARGAEHDVDSLLREADEALYHAKDDGKGVVRRFDPARFAEVAQRRRDESDLRRALAECQFEVHYQPIVDLDGEHTVGVEALVRWRHPIRGLLAPGDFIDLTESLGLMDNLGLWVLREACVQAVQWQRAHPGFKLNVNLSATQLASPELTEEIRTVLTDTGMPADLLVLELTESAALTDLTESARVLDSLKSLGVRIALDDFGTGFSSLSHLGALPVDVVKIDKSFVQAMQETTANGSVAEAVLHIARTFNLSPVAEGVEDEAQAAMLRDLACTQAQGYHFAKPMPAAELTGLLNQQAAVVLQRR, encoded by the coding sequence GTGCGACGCGGCGTCGACATCGCCATGATCTTCGCGTCGCTGCTGGTGCTCGCCTGGCCCGTGCTGATCGAGCCGCTCGATCGGCAGAACGCCGGCCTGTGGGCCTGGGCGCTCGGGATCGCCGTCGTCGTGGCGATCGGCGCGGCCGTGGCCAAGGCGACCGAGCGCTGGCCCCTCGCGCAGTACGCCCCGGTCTCCGCGGCCCTGGTGATGGCGGCCGTTCACACCTGGCTGGGCGACTCCGGACCCCAGCTGATCTGGCTGATCCTGATCGTCACGGGCGTCATCCTGATCCGCCAGTTCCTCGGCTCGCACACCAACCAGGGTCTGATGCGCGATCTCACCCGGCAGCGCGCGATCCTGGCCCGGCAGGCCTTCCGCGACCCGCTGACCGGGCTCGGCAACCGCGCGATGTTCATGGACCACGCCAAGGACGCCCTGGACGACGCCGACAACACCTCGACCGCGGTGATCCTGTTCGACCTCGACGGCTTCAAAGGCATCAACGACACGTACGGCCACGCGGCCGGCGACGAGCTGCTGAAGATCACGGCTGACCGGCTGAACGCGAACGTGCGCGCCAACGACACGGTCTCCCGGCTCGGCGGCGACGAGTTCGTCGTGCTGCTGCCCCGCCTGGCCGACGACGAGATCGCCGACACGGTGGCCAGCCGGATCCTGCGCGACCTGCAGCAGCCGGTCGCCGTGGACGACCTCGTGCTGAGCGCGCGGGCCAGCGCGGGCATCTCGATCGCGCGCGGCGCCGAACACGACGTGGACTCGCTGCTGCGCGAGGCCGACGAGGCGCTGTACCACGCCAAGGACGACGGCAAAGGTGTCGTGCGCCGGTTCGACCCGGCCCGGTTCGCCGAGGTCGCGCAGCGCCGCCGGGACGAGAGCGATCTGCGCCGCGCGCTCGCCGAATGCCAGTTCGAGGTGCACTACCAGCCGATCGTCGACCTCGACGGCGAGCACACGGTGGGCGTCGAGGCGCTGGTGCGCTGGCGGCACCCGATCCGCGGCCTGCTGGCCCCGGGCGACTTCATCGACCTGACCGAGTCGCTCGGCCTCATGGACAACCTGGGCCTGTGGGTGCTGCGCGAGGCGTGCGTGCAGGCCGTCCAATGGCAGCGCGCGCACCCGGGCTTCAAGCTCAACGTCAACCTGTCGGCCACCCAGCTGGCCAGTCCCGAGCTGACCGAGGAGATCCGTACGGTGCTCACGGACACCGGCATGCCGGCCGATCTGCTCGTGCTCGAACTGACCGAGTCGGCCGCGCTGACCGACCTCACGGAGTCGGCCCGCGTGCTCGACTCGCTCAAGAGCCTCGGCGTCCGCATCGCGCTCGACGACTTCGGCACCGGCTTCTCGTCACTGAGCCACCTGGGCGCGCTGCCGGTCGACGTGGTGAAGATCGACAAGTCGTTCGTGCAGGCCATGCAGGAGACCACCGCGAACGGTTCGGTGGCCGAGGCGGTGCTGCACATCGCCCGCACGTTCAACCTGTCCCCGGTGGCCGAAGGGGTCGAGGACGAGGCCCAGGCGGCCATGCTGCGCGACCTGGCCTGCACCCAGGCCCAGGGCTACCACTTCGCCAAGCCGATGCCCGCGGCCGAACTGACCGGTCTGCTCAACCAGCAGGCGGCGGTCGTCCTACAACGGCGGTAG
- a CDS encoding YbaB/EbfC family nucleoid-associated protein — MPSGNLEDRLASLSASATDDAGVVTVTVGGTGVVTDLRLDDRVQLLSGEALSAEILRTMRRAQAALAEQTTEAEEEPPSPIMPAAPPFPTFQNTPTLPHQTPGNGFESGRDSRAR, encoded by the coding sequence GTGCCGAGTGGAAATCTCGAGGATCGACTCGCGTCGTTGAGCGCGTCCGCGACCGACGACGCCGGCGTGGTCACCGTGACCGTCGGCGGCACCGGCGTCGTGACCGATCTGCGCCTGGACGACCGGGTGCAACTGCTGAGCGGGGAGGCCCTTTCGGCCGAGATCCTGCGGACCATGCGCCGAGCCCAGGCTGCCCTGGCCGAGCAGACCACCGAGGCCGAGGAGGAGCCGCCGTCGCCGATCATGCCGGCCGCGCCGCCGTTCCCCACGTTCCAGAACACGCCGACCCTGCCGCACCAGACGCCGGGCAACGGGTTCGAGAGCGGTCGTGACAGCCGTGCCCGCTGA
- a CDS encoding DUF427 domain-containing protein yields the protein MPKAIWNDEVIAESDDTVVVEGRLYFPRESLREDVLAPSDTHTVCPWKGKASYYTLTSNGHTTPDAVWFYPEPKPDAGVVRDRVAFWKDVRTED from the coding sequence ATGCCGAAGGCCATCTGGAACGACGAAGTGATCGCCGAGAGCGACGACACCGTGGTTGTCGAGGGAAGGCTCTACTTCCCGCGCGAGTCGCTGCGCGAGGACGTGCTGGCCCCCTCCGACACCCACACGGTCTGCCCCTGGAAGGGCAAGGCGTCGTATTACACGCTGACCTCGAACGGGCACACCACCCCCGACGCCGTCTGGTTCTATCCCGAGCCCAAGCCGGACGCCGGTGTGGTGCGCGACCGGGTCGCCTTCTGGAAGGACGTCCGGACCGAGGACTGA
- a CDS encoding MFS transporter, which produces MTKYRIHPAWLVAVVAFVALVGAAGFRATPSVMIRPLHDEFGWSLGTISAAVSVNLMLYGLTAPFAAALMERFGIRRVVMVALVLVAAGSGLTVLMQSSWQLILLWGVLVGLGTGSMALGFVATITGRWFVKHRGLVTGVLTAGGAAGNLVFLPVLATLTQNTGWRTAALTVTAAALLVVPLVWWRLRDHPAELGIGALGGEYSEPQPIAPAGAARTALRALREAARTRPFWLLAGGFAICGATTNGLVGTHFIPAAHDHGMTETTAASLLALVGVFDIAGTIASGWLTDRVDSRILLGAYYFLRGLSLLILPSLFAATAHPSMLVFILFYGLDWVATVPPTVTLCREYFGSQGAVVFGWVFAAHQIGAAGAATAAGLVRDQLGAYTWAWYGAGALAVLASLLSLMLFAGKRLKPVAPGIGLVPAKA; this is translated from the coding sequence GTGACCAAGTACCGCATCCATCCCGCCTGGCTCGTGGCCGTCGTGGCGTTCGTCGCGCTCGTCGGGGCGGCCGGCTTCCGGGCCACCCCGTCCGTCATGATCCGGCCGCTGCACGACGAGTTCGGCTGGTCGCTCGGCACGATCTCGGCCGCCGTCTCGGTCAACCTGATGCTCTACGGCCTGACCGCGCCGTTCGCCGCGGCCCTGATGGAACGGTTCGGCATCCGCCGGGTCGTCATGGTCGCCCTGGTGCTGGTGGCCGCGGGTTCCGGCCTGACCGTGCTCATGCAGTCCAGCTGGCAGCTGATCCTGCTCTGGGGCGTGCTCGTCGGCCTCGGCACCGGCTCGATGGCGCTCGGCTTCGTCGCCACGATCACCGGCCGCTGGTTCGTCAAACACCGTGGCCTGGTCACCGGCGTGCTCACCGCGGGCGGCGCGGCCGGCAACCTGGTCTTCCTGCCGGTGCTGGCCACCCTCACGCAGAACACGGGCTGGCGGACCGCCGCCCTGACCGTCACCGCGGCCGCCCTGCTGGTCGTGCCGCTGGTCTGGTGGCGGCTGCGCGACCACCCGGCCGAACTGGGCATCGGCGCGCTGGGCGGCGAATACTCCGAACCCCAGCCGATCGCACCGGCCGGGGCGGCCCGCACCGCCCTGCGCGCCCTGCGGGAAGCCGCCCGGACCCGGCCGTTCTGGCTGCTGGCGGGCGGCTTCGCGATCTGCGGGGCCACCACCAACGGCCTGGTCGGCACCCACTTCATCCCGGCCGCGCACGACCACGGCATGACCGAGACGACCGCCGCCTCGCTGCTGGCCCTGGTCGGCGTCTTCGACATCGCAGGCACCATCGCCTCGGGCTGGCTGACCGACCGGGTCGACAGCCGCATCCTGCTCGGCGCCTACTACTTCCTGCGCGGGCTGTCGCTGCTGATCCTGCCGTCGCTGTTCGCCGCTACCGCGCACCCCAGCATGCTGGTCTTCATCCTGTTCTACGGGCTGGACTGGGTGGCCACCGTGCCGCCCACGGTCACGCTGTGCCGCGAATACTTCGGCTCGCAAGGTGCGGTGGTCTTCGGCTGGGTCTTCGCCGCCCACCAGATCGGCGCGGCCGGGGCGGCCACCGCGGCCGGGCTGGTGCGCGATCAGCTGGGGGCGTACACATGGGCCTGGTATGGGGCCGGGGCCCTGGCTGTGCTGGCCAGCCTGCTGAGTCTGATGCTTTTCGCGGGCAAGCGGCTCAAGCCGGTCGCGCCGGGCATCGGGCTGGTTCCGGCCAAAGCTTAG